ACAGCAAAGTCGCACAAAACAGGAATAGTTCTTTGCGGTACTTGCGGTAATGGCAAAACAACTCTTGTAAGAGCATTGCAAAACTCGCTTGTATATTTGAAGTTAAGAAATTTAGTGGAGTATGGTATGCCCATTGTAGATGCAAGAGAGGTTGCCGACAGAATGAGAGAGTGTAAAACCTCTCCACTACTTGCAATAGAGGATATGGGAAAAGAGCCTACAACAAAACTCGACTACGGCAATATTCTAAACCCTGTAATAGAGGTGCTTGAACACCGATACAATGAGCAACTGTTTACTGTTATATCAACCAATCTAACGGCAAAGGAGATAAAAGAGAAGTACGGAACAAGAATTGCCGACCGCTTTAACGAGATGATGAGCGTAATAATATTTACAGGCAAATCGTTTAGGAGATAAAAAAAATGAAAATGAGTGATATTTAGTGGTTTGAATATATTATTGGGGTGTTTTGTTTGTGGTTATATTGATTTTTCATACTTTTGCACTCAAATACAATTTTGTTGAACTTCAATAGGTAAAACAAATTTTATAGTAATAATTTAAAAAGATAGATACGAGAAAAAGATAGTAGGGATAGAGGAGATAGATAAAATTTAAACACTTTAAAAAATTGAACTTTAAGTAATTATTCTCAAAACTGAAAACCGCCAATTTTTTTAGATACGGGAATAAGCACTTCAGAATGGTTCATGCCCCCAAGGCGTGGATTGTTTGTGCTTATCTGTATCAAGGGTGCTTGGCGGTACCTCAGTTTTAGGTTTGTAACAAACGGTTCCGCCTTTCTTTATGATACACATTGGCAAACTCATCGAAGAGGAAATGAGACTACAGGAGAGAACTCCTGCCTGGCTTGCAAAAAAGATTAATTGCGAGCGTCCCAACGTATATTATATCTTCCGCCAAAAATCAATAAACACCGATTTACTTCTGCGTATTTCACACGCATTAAACCACAACTTCTTTCTGTACTACATAAAGGAATATGAAGAGGGAGAAGAGTAAAAGATTGTATAAAATTTTTACCCTTTCGTATATTTTATTTACTACACTGCAAAAACATCGGGTGTTAACTTAATTTAACTTTGCGTAATATAGTTCGTGTTTATAGCAAGGAACTATTAACTTATTACGACAAACTAATAATTAATTACACTAATATGAAGACTTTTAGACTATTATTGTATCTATTGCTACCTGCTTTTATTTTAACTTCGGTAGCAGTAAGTACTACATCGTGTAGCGATGAAGAGGGTGGAGAGATTGAAGATATTCAATTCACTAACGTACGTAATGGCAGGATTACTCTTGACGAGGGAGAAGATTTTGTAATTACATATATTATCACTCCTACCGATATGCAAGATGTTGCCGAGATAACTTGGGAGACAACCGACAAGAGTGTTGCAAGAGTCAGAAACGGAAAGGTTTCGGCAGAGGGCGAAGGTGTTGCAACTATTACTGCATACGCAGGTAATGTTTCGGCTTCGGTTGAGGTTAGAGTAAATCCTGTTGAGGTAACATCGTTCACTCTTCCAAACTCAATAAATGCCTACATTGACCAACGTGTTAAGGTTGATGTTACTGGCATAGAGCCTGAGAATGGCTCTATCTCAACAATTGAGTGGCGTGTTGCAGATGAAGATATTGCTACGGCTGAGGTTGAAGATGGAGTTCTTTATGTTACTGCTCTCAAAAATGGTACAACAACCCTAACTGGTGTTGCTGCCGACTTCAAAGAGAGTTGCTCTATTGTTGTAAAAGAGTATATCCCAGTTAAATCAATAAAAGTAAATTTGGGCAATAGCACTATTGAGGCAAAGAAAACTACAACAGTAAGTGCATCTATTACTCCTTCAAATGCTTCAATTAAAGAGATCTCTTGGTCTTTCTCTCCTTCAAGTTATGTTGAGTTTAATGAGGAGACCAACACTATAAAGGGATTGAAAGCGGGCGATGTTACCGTTACCGCAACAAGTGTTGATGGCGTAAGTGGCGAGGCAACTCTTAAGATTATCCCTGCACAGATGAATCTCTCTCTTGAGAAGAGTGCAAATGATAAGACTTCAACATATATGAACATTATCACTCCTGACGGAAGTGTCTCTAAATTTAACAAAACAATAGAGTTTACTCTAATAGATCTTAACGATGAAGAGAACGATTTGAGTGGTGCCACATGGAAATCTTCAAACACTTCGGTTGCCACAGTTGAGAATGGTGTTGTAACTGCAAAAGGTCACGGATATACCGATATTTCTGCTACTATAAACAACACAACAGTTACCACAAGGGTTCGTTCAGTTAAAAGCAGTGCCTTTAAATTGGCAGTTGTTCGTACCAGTACAGATGAGACTACACCCTCAGTTGCAACTGTTCAAAAAACATTCTATAGAGAGTATGTTGATGCGGCTTTCATCAATGATGACGAGTTATCCAGATCATTATTCCTTGAAGAAATAGGGCAAACATATACAGCAACAAGCAGCAACAGTAATTTATCAATTTATACAAACTCAATGGAGCCTGAAATTCTAATTGTTAATGCTCTTGCTCCAACAACAGGAAGCATATCAATCAGTGCCAAATATGGCACAGGAGCAACAATTAGCGTATCAATGGGAATAAGAAGTTTTACCTTTATTGGATATAACAGCGGAACAAACTATGGTACAGTGCAAAATGGTGGAAGTTTAACTGTTACCCGTTATGGCAGCGAATCGATAGAGACCTATGCAAACGTTGGCTCTACATACGATGAAAAGTCATCGGAGTTGATATACACAGGTCTGTGGTATGAACTAAACTGGACCTCTGATAACAGTAGCCGCGAGCATCCATTTTACAGAGACATGCTATTCTACACAGGAACATACAACAATCTTTCAATGAGTGATTTTGGAACATTCACATGTAATTTAACATTCAGGATCGAATAATTTTAATAACTATACAGATATACAGATATGAAAAAGTTTTCTTTATTATGCCTATCTGCAATACTATTTGCATTGGTAGGATGTACCGAACAAACAGAGTTAAGCACAGATGTATTAGAGACAAAGGTTACAGTTATGGGATATGTACGCTACATCACCCTTAACAAAAATCTTGCACAGGAGGATCCCGAACTTGTTGCTCCCGGTCACAAGGTAAATATCTTCTACGGAGTACCCGATGATAAAGGTAAAGTTGCAGCATATGCTCTAAAAACTGTTGCAGTTGATAACGATGCTTTCTTTAAAGTAGAACTTGGTTGCCCAGTTGGAAAAACTCTTAACGTAAGGGTTGAGTCTTCGATGTATGGCGAGTCTTATACTACCGATAAGGATAGTAAAAAAGTTTCGTGCGAGACATACTTCTTTGGAGAGAAAGAGGCTGACATTGCATGTGGTTCGGCTTACAACTTCCAACTTGACATAACTCCTGCAGCAAACTTTGGAGAAGACGGAATGAAACAACCTTAATAGTATAATCGATTAAAAATATCGCTATGAAAAGATATATATTAACACTATTGGCAGCACTGTTTCTTTTAGTAAATGGTGTATATGCTCAAACAACTTCATACGACAGCAAAAAGGGCGATTTGGGTATCAGCGTTACCTTTAACCCCGCCTCTCTTGCATATAGTATGTCGTGCCAACCAGCCCCCGGCGATTTTGCAGGAGAGTATATCAGCGACTTGGCAGGAAATCCAAAACAGATGTTTATTCTTGCTCAAGACCCTTTGGCTGCTTTAAGACTTAAATACTACACAACCGATAAGAGCGCTTTAAGATTTGGCTTTGGATTTAATGGTAGTGTTGTTAAATACCGCGAGTATGTTCAAGACGACCTTGCCGTTG
This portion of the Bacteroidales bacterium genome encodes:
- a CDS encoding XRE family transcriptional regulator codes for the protein MIHIGKLIEEEMRLQERTPAWLAKKINCERPNVYYIFRQKSINTDLLLRISHALNHNFFLYYIKEYEEGEE
- a CDS encoding ATP-binding protein → MSVLLQQRITRTGFKINLPPEEVRILLTAAYRAEVASRNMKYQESEETNSAIKKMADALTAKSHKTGIVLCGTCGNGKTTLVRALQNSLVYLKLRNLVEYGMPIVDAREVADRMRECKTSPLLAIEDMGKEPTTKLDYGNILNPVIEVLEHRYNEQLFTVISTNLTAKEIKEKYGTRIADRFNEMMSVIIFTGKSFRR
- a CDS encoding Ig domain-containing protein; this translates as MKTFRLLLYLLLPAFILTSVAVSTTSCSDEEGGEIEDIQFTNVRNGRITLDEGEDFVITYIITPTDMQDVAEITWETTDKSVARVRNGKVSAEGEGVATITAYAGNVSASVEVRVNPVEVTSFTLPNSINAYIDQRVKVDVTGIEPENGSISTIEWRVADEDIATAEVEDGVLYVTALKNGTTTLTGVAADFKESCSIVVKEYIPVKSIKVNLGNSTIEAKKTTTVSASITPSNASIKEISWSFSPSSYVEFNEETNTIKGLKAGDVTVTATSVDGVSGEATLKIIPAQMNLSLEKSANDKTSTYMNIITPDGSVSKFNKTIEFTLIDLNDEENDLSGATWKSSNTSVATVENGVVTAKGHGYTDISATINNTTVTTRVRSVKSSAFKLAVVRTSTDETTPSVATVQKTFYREYVDAAFINDDELSRSLFLEEIGQTYTATSSNSNLSIYTNSMEPEILIVNALAPTTGSISISAKYGTGATISVSMGIRSFTFIGYNSGTNYGTVQNGGSLTVTRYGSESIETYANVGSTYDEKSSELIYTGLWYELNWTSDNSSREHPFYRDMLFYTGTYNNLSMSDFGTFTCNLTFRIE